A stretch of Macadamia integrifolia cultivar HAES 741 chromosome 7, SCU_Mint_v3, whole genome shotgun sequence DNA encodes these proteins:
- the LOC122085185 gene encoding protein TRI1-like, with protein sequence MSSSRVFRGSQALMAAAKAAKASATTSSGVAATKPQAPNRTSGIFKVTPVSPAMRQFLGVSEASRTDAVKKIWDYIKLNSLQNPANKREIRCDEKLKTIFDGKETVGFLDIGKLLSPHFVKTN encoded by the exons ATGTcgtcttctagggtttttagagGTTCTCAGGCTCTAATGGCAGCTGCGAAGGCGGCGAAAGCATCTGCCACAACCTCCTCCGGCGTCGCTGCCACTAAGCCTCAAGCACCGAACCGTACCAGTGGTATCTTCAAGGTCACTCCCGTGTCCCCTGCCATGCGCCAGTTCCTCGGCGTATCTGAGGCCTCTCGTACCGATGCCGTCAAGAAAATCTGGGACTACATCAAACTCAACAGCCTGcag AACCCAGCAAATAAAAGGGAGATCCGATGTGATGAAAAGCTTAAGACAATATTTGATGGGAAGGAGACAGTTGGATTCCTGGATATAGGGAAATTGCTGTCGCCCCATTTTGTAAAGACTAACTGA